A portion of the Fulvia fulva chromosome 1, complete sequence genome contains these proteins:
- a CDS encoding Cystathionine gamma-lyase, whose amino-acid sequence MTFFESNGHGPIDTPPRAPSPVHKFGTLAVHAGSHHDPSTGAVIAPISLSTTFAQSSVGKPIGDHEYTRSSNPNRWAFEESIAALEKAKYALAFASGSATTAIILQSLAAGSHVVSISDVYGGTHRYFTKVASAHGVRVTFSPSIELDIEELITNETKLIWIETPSNPTLSLVDIRVIADIAHRSGIMVVVDNTFMSPYIQNPLEHGADIVVHSVTKYINGHSDVLMGVAAFNSDELFERLKFLQNAIGAVPSPFDCWLAHRGVKTLHLRAREASKNAQILAEALEASPHVVAVNYPGLNSHRQRKVAIKQHRDGMGGGMLSFRIKGGKESADRFCEATQIFTLAESLGGIESLVEVPASMTHLGIPKEQREAAGVFEDLVRVSCGVEDIEDLKADVFQALEKVIVGPKISNGLANGKH is encoded by the exons ATGACATTCTTTGAGAGCAATGGCCACGGCCCAATAGATACGCCGCCACGAGCACCTTCACCAGTCCACAAGTTCGGTACTTTGGCCGTACACGCTGGTTCTCACCATGATCCCTCGACGGGAGCCGTCATCGCGCCCATCTCCCTGAGCACAACCTTCGCACAAAGCTCAGTCGGCAAGCCGATCGGCGACCACGAATACACACGATCCTCCAACCCGAACCGATGGGCCTTCGAAGAGTCAATAGCAGCGTTAGAGAAGGCAAAATACGCCCTGGCATTCGCCTCCGGCTCAGCGACAACCGCCATAATCTTGCAGAGTCTGGCAGCCGGTAGCCACGTCGTGTCCATCTCGGACGTGTACGGTGGCACCCACAGGTACTTCACCAAGGTCGCCTCTGCACATGGCGTCCGCGTTACCTTTTCACCCAGCATCGAGCTGGATATTGAGGAGCTGATCACGAACGAGACGAAGCTGATCTGGATCGAGACGCCTTCCAACCCTACTCTCTCGCTGGTGGATATTAGGGTCATTGCAGACATTGCACACAGGAGTGGGATTATGGTGGTTGTGGATAACACCTTCATGTCGCCATACATTCAGAACCCGCTAGAGCACGGCGCGGATATTGTGGTTCACAGTGTGACCAAGTACATCAACGGTCACTCGGACGTCCTGATGGGTGTGGCTGCTTTCAACTCGGATGAGCTCTTCGAACGTCTAAAATTCTTGCAGAACGCCATTGGTGCGGTTCCAAGTCCATTCGACTGCTGGCTGGCACATCGAGGTGTAAAGACACTGCACTTGCGTGCACGTGAGGCTAGCAAGAACGCTCAGATCTTGGCTGAGGCGCTCGAGGCAAGCCCGCATGTGGTTGCTGTCAACTACCCGGGTTTGAACTCGCACAGGCAGCGTAAAGTGGCCATCAAGCAGCATCGGGATGGTATGGGCGGTGGTATGCTGTCCTTCCGCATCAAGGGAGGCAAAGAGTCGGCAGATCGATTCTGTGAGGCTACGCAGATCTTCACATTGGCTGAGAGTCTGGGTGGTATTGAG TCCCTCGTCGAAGTCCCAGCATCGATGACACATCTCGGCATCCCCAAAGAGCAGCGAGAGGCAGCAGGCGTCTTCGAGGATCTGGTCAGAGTATCTTGCGGTGTTGAGGACATTGAGGACCTCAAGGCGGATGTGTTCCAGGCGCTTGAGAAGGTGATTGTGGGACCCAAGATCTCGAACGGGCTTGCGAATGGCAAGCACTAG